The region AATATTATGCTAACCGAAAAGGTCGTTCTTATTCTGCGCTTTGAACtgtaaagtagaaaaaaataaccccCCCCgatgtatttatatatctgTAAGCGATATTTAATGGAATAATCGTATCCAAGAGTTATATCCAAGTCGTCAAGTGTACAATAAGTAAGAACTGATAGATTTAAGAAACTGTTTGCGTAagattacaatattttcagaaGACATAATTTCACactaccgtttttttttctttactttcctCAGTTTTTACAACATCCACTTTTGTCCCAAGaagtattttttcatacaagCTGAATATATCAACTACAGAGAAAACGAGGCTGCACAACGTTGAATGAATGTTTCTAAAACTTTCGTTAAAAACGTAAAATCACCCgagacgtttttcaaaaatctcatatcaatttcgtagaaaactttcctttttaatttatacataaatcgaaatattttttaacgaatgcTCTAGAAGCCGACTGGATGGacttaataaataaataacggtCTGCTGAACAATTGTAGGTGCGGCATAATTTCCTCTCAAGttgtataaaattgataattagCAGATTTCAGATGACGTCGTATTCAAACGCCCTCCCCGTAGTCGCGATCACCAACATTGATGCGATCCGGTGCAGCAGTGACGCTAAAACCAAGGATCGTGCTGTCCACTTTGtacatttttcctttttttggcTTTTTTGCTTTTCCCTACAAAATGTATATGGACAATTTCATACACTTGTGGACATGTTAGCATGTAGTTAAAGCAGGAACGAGAAGCGAATATTAGTTTTCAACAGGGAAACATTGAATAGAAATAGAATTGTATGGTTaattttaaagtaattttTAATACCAATCAATGAGCCAAGAATATACCTTGACTTCCTGAAATTCGGTCGCTGTCGCGTTAGGGTTGACAGCAGGAGCAGGCTTGCAGAGATCATCAGCTTGAGGATGAGGACGTTGAGCAGATCTCCACTTGCTACGCTTCTCGAGAAATTGTTTCGCAAATTCGCTGCACTGCTTATTGTCACCCAGGTACAATCTAACGTATTCCTTCACCTCGTAAGCTGACTCGATGTCTCGTAAGAAGCCAACGAATGTCGGAACTAAGCAtgttcaaaatgatttttcttttaaataaaCATATTTGAACAATTAGCAAGAACAAATTTGACAATTCATAAGCGATTAAACAAATTAGATTATTATTTTAGCGTTTTGTGTCCCCGTCTTATTCATTAACACTGTTAGAATCAATTTCAAGATCAATACACAAGAATAATTCTAGAATTTACATCATGTTTTTAATTCTGGTTAggtaattattaattcttGGTTTCACCCAGAGTAAATGGTAtactaaattttttcttattccttaAAAGTAAATGCAAATATAATGCTGTCCAAACTTCGAATCTGGGTTTCGTATCTGAAGTTTTGACCACTGGATTGCCTGATGGTGAGGCTGAGTAAGACGTTATAAAATGGTCCAATTCTCGCGATAATTCATGTGGAGGAACTTCGTATTTCACCTGTGATAAAGACTTCTAAGACGAAGTGTCTGTGAGACGAAACTGCTTCCAAACAGAACGAACACTCTCATGGTGAATCTTACACGGATTACCGATTCTTATTTCCAGGACAGCCCATTGCTATTAGTGATGCAAAATTGGGGGAGTTAATAACGTTCAATACTgcttgttttttcaaaattaatttttttgtcttaaGCACCATGATTAGTCCATGCGAGATATTTTAAACAGCGATATTTCTTATTCGCTGTGTCTTtcgatagaattttttcagaaagtAGCAAGTGTTAAATGATACGGcagtttgattttatttcgaataatttttagtGAGGCGATGTTTCttgattacaaaatttttactgGAGGGCATTTAAAAGATTGTCATTCAGCTCTAGGCTGCTGTAGTAAGATTGTATTGCTGAAAAAATCCTTCGATACACATCAGTCTATAAGaatcacaaatttttctttcactatataaaaattatctacGCAATGTTAACGTAACCGAGATCTGTGAAAAGGTataaaatcttataaaatTCACAGAGGTATTTTGAAACTTGCCTGACTTTTCCCAGCTAGCAAAAGTAACGTATTGTTCTCTACTTAGACTGTCAAACCACTAATACGCCGTGTAAATCGTAAAGTTCGCCAGGTTCCTGGTTTTGGgaaaatttgcaatatttttccatGTTGCAACATCCCTGTTACTAATTTTCACTGGGATGACAACATCAATTATAATGCACGTGATATTCGGGGCCTCGTGAACAAATAATATAACTACAGAATTAGTAATTCTATTAGAAAACTTACTATCAACAGACGCCTGAAGGCCGCCCAAGGCTTTGTTACACCACTGAGTGAAGTCGTCTGGCTTGGCAGTATTTTGTTCGAAGATTTTCTTGACCAATTCCccttcttttttgtttttacttttggTGGGTTTGTTAttttgttgctgctgctgttgttgttgtggtTGTTGAGGTTGCTGAACGGTATTTACAGGGGCTTTGATGGTTGCCAATTGTTTAGCGGAGTGTTTTGGTGTTGGATTTATCTTCGCTGATATAGGATCATCCCAGAAACCCCCAGTGGTGGTATTCGTGCTATTAGACCAGGCCTGGTTGTTAGCGTTCGTAGCACTGTTCCAGTTCAAAGACTGGGCAGCAGTGCCCCAGATGCCGGCGCTTTGTAGTGGCACTACCGGTTCCTTTTGCGCAGCCTTTTCCTGTCTTTCCCTTTCTTGCTGCTGAAATACAGAAATGACTTAATTCTACGTAATATTTCGGAAAATCAAGAGAATTTAAACCTCGCAAGATTAGCTGGTCCCGATAGATCCAAATTCCGTAATTTATAGATTGCTGTAAAGTTCCAAAATATTCCACATTTAAACAGTTTAGTATGTAATGGCAgctgcttaaaaaaaaaaaaaaaaaaaaaaaaaaacaattcgccACAACAGCTACTTTTACCTTGGCGAGACGCTCTTGCTCTTCTTGTTGAATCTGCGCTAAACTTTTTACCACTGGCTTTGAGACGGGAGCTGCTTTTTCTGCCCATTTCAGTTGCAGACCTTTCGATATTTCTGCCATTGCTGCATCCTGGGCCACTTCTGCAGTTCTTTGCTGTGCCATTTGTTGTTGCATCAGTTGCTGTACCCTTAATTCTTCCTGTAAACAGCAGAAAGTAAGAAAAGTAGTAAACATACATATTCGCACAAATCGTAATCActattttcaacgaattatGTGGTAAAGAGTTTTATGCAGAgacataaaatgaaaaaacttacAGCCTTCTTTTCTCGTTCAAGCCTTTGTATCTCAGCAAGTGACGCGTGAGAAGATGGAGCTGGAGCGTGAGGAGTCTGAGCCCAAGGAGCCTTGCTGCGCTCTTGCAATTTTCTAAGTGCCTCTGCTTCCCGCCTCCGTTGCTCGGCTCGCTTTGCTTGCTCTTCGGCTTCTGTCTTTCTGCGGGCCTCCTCCTCTTTCCTACAATAATCATAACCACTTAAATTGACTAACTTACGAATCAATTTCATTCGGGAATTCTGCATAAATTAGAACTTCTAATTAAATCTAGTTCGATTATAAACGGCTATCGTACTTAAttcgttcttcttcttcacgtttttgttcttcttccaacttttttctcttctctttctcctttcTCTGTTTCTCTTCTTGTCTCTTAGCCTCttccctctttctcttctcttcctccTGTTTTTTACGGTTATTTTCCTCAtcttgttttctcttttcctcccgctttctctcctcctctttgcgctttttctcctccttcttcttcagTTCCTCCTCTTGCTTGCGCTTCTCTTCCTCCTTtcgtttcttctcttcttctttcttttttctctcctcttccgTACGCTTTGCCGCCTCTTCAGCCAATCTTGCTTTCTCTGCCTCCTCGTCTTGTTTCCTCTTAGCGCTTTCTTCATCCGCTTGTCTTTTCAATTCTTCCTGTTTCTTGAGTTGcgctttctttttctcctcttgtATTTTAAGTTTTTGCTCCTCCTGAAACACGCGGCAGTTACACTTAGTGTGACCTTAGTTTGACAGtacatttcaaaaatgaaaatcgttatgcaaaacaataaattgaagtCATCTCTGCTAGAGCTTCACTGCAAATCACTAACCAAAGACAACACTTTTCTCATGTACACATTCATAGAGCCTGTGTAAAAACCTACCTACCTAAAAGTTCATATTATTCATTCGGTGCATTGACACAAACGCCAAATCGTCAGTAgtttaaagaaaagaaaaaaaaaaaaaaaaagcgcaCTTGTGGAGTGATAGTTAACCAGGGAGTTTTCTtgttatcaattttcattagcTCATGTAGACTTTACTCACTAGTATCTGTTGTTCAGTCTTCATTTCTTTAGTATGTAGATCCCAAAGTGAATTAGGCAATTGGCCAGGGGGCATGGCAGGAATAGGGCCCATCTGAAATTCATTACAGAGATAAAGAAACGTCCATTTCCGCTAACAGCGAAACAATTCGAATTCCACTAGCAAACTCGCTTGGGCATAACTTGTTCCTCACCTGGGATTGCCAATTCGGATTGCCAAATTGAGGTGGTGCCATTTGCGGTGGGGGGGGATGAGGCCAGACAGACTCGATTTGTGTGGCTTGTGGGTGTCCATTAACATTGAGCTGTCGCAGCAACGATTTGATGGGATTATCTTCAGGCGTGCTGGCAGGGGTAGGTGTCATGCTGGGCTGCTGAATGCCGTGTAAATTTTGTATGCCTCTCATTTGTTGCATAAGTTGTTGGACGGTGTCTATCGTTCCGGGATGGGTTGGCGTCGTCGGATGCATAGTTGGCGGGAGGTGATTCTCAGATTGAGTTTTTGCCTGAACATTTGAAATGTGGGCATTTGTGGATTCATCAagttttgtatatttataacgcaatttggaaaattaatcGTCATTACCTGTTGCATCTGTGTGAATAATTGCATTATGGGATTTGCTGGTTGGGCAGTGAGCGTAGGTACAAATGGATTAACAGTCATTGGGGATATTTCTGCCATCTCAGGTTGCTGCAGCATGTGTTGGAGTATTAATTGGTTTTGGTCTGCAGGACTCATGGAAGTCCATTGTTCAGACTGTGACAGCTTGTTTATAACTGCTGAGCGCACGTGTCGGAAAAGCAGTTGATTTTGAAGCAAACACATTTGTTGGTACTGATACAGGACCGACGGATCCTCCATTCCAGCTTTCGGAAGGGCACCAGGAATTGCGACGGGTACTGGAATTGCGACTGGTTCCGTTACCTACGTGAAATTCGACGTAAATTGTATTGGCCAAAGTGCAACATCGCTCGCTATCAATTGTTAATACTGTCGCTATCACGTGTCATGTATgagagcaaaaatttttaaagccAGTTCTAAATACCTTTAAAGGAGGTACGGGTGGACCAGGTATGAATGGTATTCTGCCCCACATTTTGATGAGATCACCGAGCATGGAATACCTTTCGTCGCAGGCTCTTCTTACAAGTAGATTAACGTTAAAGTATCCAGCTTTTAACCATTCCGACATTTCGCTAGCCGAAAATGGTCCCTGAACTTCACCTTGAGGGTCTCGGTAGAACCATTTCTCTTGAGTGGCCGACGCGATACCGGGAACTGGGTTGTTCGCCGAAGGTGGAACATTGGATCGTTGATCTTTGTGGGTTTCTTCATCAGCCATTAGTTTAGCCACTAACGCGTCTGCCTCTTCCTTCATCCTATCTAAATCGTCCTCAGACTTTTGTCTAACATTAGTGACAGACATCATTCCTAAAGTACTTTTACTCTTTTTTAAACCGGAATGTAAGACTGGCTTGTCATTGTTACCCACAACGGATGATTCGTTTATCGTATTGTCCGTTCTGGCCTCTTTGGCCAGTGGTGTATCCCCAGGAATTTTGTTAGAGTTTCGTGTATTTTGCATAACTGGATTCTTGTCCGAAACTTTGTCTAAATTGGTGGCACTTTGAACTTTTCTTGGTAACGAGTTAACCACAGGCGATGAACCTTTCAACGGAGTATTACTTTGAGTAGGCAGTGGTTTTGAGGGTGATACGCTACGTTTATCCTGCATCTCAGGACTCTCTTTGTCCTCAAAAGGTTGAAGGGATTTTGGTCGCTCTCTAATCCCAGTACTACTGGCAGTTATGTTAGCACGACGATTGGAAGTTTGGGGAGTTTGTCCGTGGTTAATAGGCAAGGGTTTTGAGGATGGTTTAGAATTGCTTAAATTATTTCCTTCTGACATGTGACGGATCCTCGATTCTCGATTACCCCCAGCGCTAATTATTccgtcttcgtcgtcgtccGAATACATCCCTCCGTGAAATGCTCCCGACGCGTCGAAGCTTCCGCCGCTCTCGCTAGGATTCTCCGTTGCCCTGCAAGAGTAAGACCTTCATCATTTCTAAATGAGGCTGCATTAGGACCGATTTGTTAAGGGCAAATTGCTATCACAAAGCTTTCGTAATTTGACTCTTCGATGAGATTTACTGTACGATATGAAAAACCTTCAAGTACAATGTACATTATAATTGCACATCTCAAATAACAGTCATTTCATTTAATGATCCGAAGACAAACGTTGACATTTTGCGCCAGACCCAAGCAAACCATGcaaattgtgaattatttttatatcgtaTTCAATTTATAACAACACTGCCAAGTTCCATAATCTCAGACAGAATGAATCGCTCTCGTTTACTTTTGTAGTCATAACACTCAAGGCACTGAGTTTGCAGAATTGCAAACCGGTAACCGAATGTTAAGTTTTGGCTAAGTAGTCATCACAGATAGGAgctttttttgcaaattactTAGCTGGTCTCATacagaaacaaagaaacaagtccccgaataattttgaatatcttGATAATTACCACTCAGGTAGGTTGTCATGGTTGTCGTGATGGTTAGGTTCCCAAGTCCGAAGAGTTCGAGTCGGTGGATGATGAGATAATTCGTGAGAGGACCTGTGGCTAGCCCTGTGCTCCCAACGTGTACCACTTCTCACCTCTTCTCCCTCCACGCCATCAGGTCGTTCCAATCGATCGCCCCTCTCCGAGCCACCGCCATCACGCCAACTGCTTCTAActgaaattgtaattaaatgatttatttttatctactTTGTTTGCATGATCACAAGTCGACCTGTAAACCAGAATTGTTGGACTCTGTTCTGATCCTTTTCTAAGATCCTCCGGAACATTTCAAAAGAAAGCGTTACTCTTAGGAGTATTGGAAGCATTATTtattgatcaaattttgtaaTGCGATGCTGTACCAAAGAGCAGGATTTCCTTCCCAATACAGTATTCTGGTCTGTCAAGTGCTATGATTTGATCGATACTTACAGACACAGAACTCTCAGCTggttcttaaaaaaaaaaagtaacgctAAAGTGTGGTGTTTGAATAGAGAGTATTAAGacagtgaaattgaaatctatatttttgttttttattcacacaCTAAATACTAATTTCCCAATGGCAGTGTAATTAGTAacagtataaaattttaaaacgataAGTACGGTTTTCGATataagcgaaaaaaaaaagtaaagtttttttgttcttggaagtaaaaaacagtaaaatataattatcggTAAATAAGTGAGTAAACCTGAGAAAGTGTGAGTCTTGGCGGTCGAAAGCCTAGTATGATCTATGTTACTTTTTGTGTTGCAATTAGGTTCAAAGGTGTCAATATAACACAGTTCCGTAGAGATTATCATCGAAAAACTGATAACGAAATTAGATAAGACATGAATACTGTTATCGCGTGTTATtaaatatgttgaaaataattagatAACTCCAGATGTACACAATTTTGTTCAAGCGCAAGTAAATACAAAAACGTTAAtcaatttgaagaatattttgaacTGCAGAAATCTATTTGAATGCATAAGATATCTACTGACCCCATTTTTCACCACGATTACTAGAAGCCACTCTCCATCCATCGTCGTCTTCGCCAGCACGCTGCCGTCGCCAGTTCCCTTCCACGAATGACCCGCCGCCTCCACCTCGTCCCAATTCTTTTCTGGGACTAGTAGAACCATTCCAATCTCCAGGTTCAGGTCCGCCATTTCTCTCCGACCAACCTCGTTCACTCTGTGATCTGTCGAATGGTCTAGTTCTCCCCTGAGAATTGAAATCAACGGTGGCATGAAACTGCTTCGAAGCTTAGAAGGTTGCAAGCACTTGATATTAAATTCTCTTATCAAAATCATTGGCATTTGTTCACAGCTACCGAATTGTCACACATCTTCATTTATTCTGTTAAGAATAAAACTGAGATCTACCGGAAAAGGTTGTGGCTCAATTCTCGGTCCATCGCCTGGCTCGTCAAAGATGGCTCCTCGGGAGTAATGAGTCGGATAAATGCCACCTCTCCCACCTCTGCCCCGTCCTCCACGATCAACGCTGCCCCCTCTCCCTCTGCCCCCATTGTTTGTTAAACCACTATTCCAGGAGCGCTGAAATGACGGATACAGTCTATCAGAGCATTCCAACACTATTTTGGTAATTGGGTAAAGAATGTGAGAATAACGAAAGGGTTTACTTTCGGTATTGGTTTTGTTAGCTGCATGATAGTCTACCGGAGTTGAGTAGAATGtacgcaatatttttttttttttttttggagaaagcgattaataatatacttttgttttgttcctatgtttttcaaactctttAATCCAGAAACATGATCCAGTAGCGACAAGGGGCCGAGTAAGACTGAGTAGGATTTTGTTGCAATGAAGTATTTAAATAGAATAGTCTCAAAAAGtcgatttgaatattttttcctatAGCTCTGTATGTTGCAGAAGTTTCTAATAATACTGAGTCTTCGATATAGAACTGTGAACTCTTTAACGGTAGCAGTCAGCGGTTCACTATCACATTATCACTGATTTTATGTAATAAACTTACAAACGCTTTGTTGCtacagaataaaaattgatcaactTCGGCTACGGACATATCGATTACCGCAATAGAGATGAATCTTTTTCACGACAAGGGAAGGCCAAGCAATTGAAGTGCAGAGGCTTATACAAGCCAGGAAGTTTGGCGCAAGGGCTCCAGAGAGTGGCTGTATATTTTTAGAACACGACCAAGAATGACACAGTTCCCAATATAAGATACGACACTAATACAAGACGatacaaaaatatatgtatgtgcaCATATTGAATCGCATTCTATCTCTTCTTACATTTTAGTCAAATATCGATctattcgaaataaaaatattcttacatCTTCCAAGCCATGTAGCAGTATCCATAAAAtcgtaatttcaattttatccaaCCTACATTTTGTTTGCTCAAATACAAATACCGTGATTCAAAGTTCAAGGTCAtatcgagtttgaaaatatttagcatcgtatatatatgcaaATGGAATGTTAAATATTACGTCACACATCATTATATGCATTAGAAGAATTCTTTTTACcaaattcaatctcattgaaCATTACATTTCTTACCATTTAACGCCATGtatcattgttgttatttttttttttgaacaagtCATTTCGATGTTTTCTGTAAatgattttatcaaattttccacAAGCACAGCAATATTTCATAGTATAtgatatgtgtgtgtgtgtgtgtgtgtgtgtgcgtgggtgtatatatatttagtaGATATATTGACTTTTTGCATTGCAGAAACATGTTGATAAATATGGAAAATGTgcgcatatatatgtatatacattttccataattatcaccatttttctataatgaaaaaagttaatagatctacttttatttattataatgaaTCCAGGTTTTACTTTGAATGAAACATAAGTTAAAGTTATACGAAGATTCTACTATTTACCCGTAAAGTTTAGTTGCttacttgtaaaattttttctaaagtTATAACCATCAGACCGATTCAAGTTGTACTTGTACATTCCAAAAGACACAACATAACGAAgatagattttcaaaaatgatagCAAAGCAAATATTCCTAGTAAGCATATTGCAATGAGATGCATTGGCATGGTGTGTAACCTTagtgtttacttttttttcatttctgattCTCAATTTCGAGAAGAGATTCTAACAGGAAACGAGTCATTGGGACAGAAAAGATGAGCAGGAAATAAGTTAGGTATATGTGCGGAACGGGcagaaattatcaaaaatatgaTGATAGTAATAACAACCACATTTACCGCCTCTTCTTCTGTCATTGGTGTGAGTGCCAGCGGTTGTTGAGCTTGTATAATGTAGAGGGCAGGAAAAGAAGCGAGTGGTTCGGGTGCTTTATAATTCCGGTCAAACAGAGCTAACATCTCTTCTCGACCGTATCTATGCTCAGCTAGCTGGTAACGAGGGGTGGTCAGGATACTAggccctccccctcctccgcTGGTATTGCAACCGTCTCCTGACAAGTTGCGCAACCTGTACAATGGCAAAGTTTTGTCAGAGAGATGtgaggaaaggaaaaaacagGGAAACAGAGAATAGCTTACCATGCAGACATTGATAACTATAACTTATGCGctacatatattataaaattgtgcCAGATTCAattctttcttcctcttttaaTCCTTTAGctactttatttattatttttcagattcagTTGTTCGTAATGATGCGACTaaaagattaaagaaaaaaagaaactcgttTTGTTGAGCAAATGACCGAATATACTTTTTGACTTGATCGTGTTGTCTTTCATGGtacacaaaaattttgattgtaaatatttaaaaatttcagagtaTCTTACGAATTTTTTATGCTTTATTAGTTTTTAGTGGAAGTGGGTTTTAAAGTACTTGTCCGGTCTCTAACTGACTAAGCATAGTAAAAATGTCAAGTGTGAAATGCACTATCTTTTTATGATGAGTAAATACCTTTACTTTCGGTTTTTCAATAATGACAAAGTATAGTCTTATCTAAAAATCATCATATAAATGAAAGCAAATGTCAGACAATGGTGAAAGAAAGATTCATTTATAGTTATAAAACCATCGcttcaaaatgaaatttttcacttagATTCATCAAATACCAATCACAAgattaccaaaattttttaaatgccAAAGAATCTGTTTGCAGGATTTATTTcttaaaattgtataaatgatagtatctcaaaattttaatgaaaatttagatTCTGAATGATAAAATCTGCTGCCCAATCATAACGccagcgaaatttttttagggAATAACTTACCACTCTGGACCAAATCTCATTGATTCCGTCATCTCGCAAAGTTagctgaaaaattaaataaagtagcATGAATACATGTATTTGTTTGGCACAAACGGTcagcaaagaaaaaatacaatagtaaataataaataacagtCTTTATccggatttgaaaaatataatatttaactGTTACTTCacgttttgagaatttttattcaatttctgttTTACTTACACCCTGGACATTCGATAACGCGGTTAAAGCTCGAGTAATTCGCGTATTGGGATGATTTCGCGTTTGAAAGGATTGATGAATTAGAACACGAAACAGATGATTTAGAATATACCTAGAATACACAATAGATGCAACAGACTGGAGAACGTAGAGGAGCCGAAATTAGCGTCACGAAAGTGTCGAGCAGCGGAAAATGAAACTGCGATATCGTTGCGCGGAAAGGAACGAATACCAGAATCGAAAGACGCGAAAACAGAAATATTCTTCCCGTTTATTTACGACATATTTTTTGACGGAGCAGAATCTACGTaggtatgtatgcatgtagtATCCCACAGCAGCCAAGGTGGCAATATTAACCAAACTTTTTTCGATTGTAGAAATCACGATATGCCACCGGATCATCATATTCTTTGATAAAAGTTTGTCACCAATGCTTTTGTTGCAATATTTCACTGCCAGTAGCGTCTAGTTTGctatataaattattgaaataccTTATTGGGGTTCGGAATTATTGGGCGAATGAAACAACACACCAATATGGCCGATGGGTTTTTTGAGATAGAACGCTGAACGCATGCGTAGTGTTTTTTGTCACGTGATCAGAGATTTAAAGCCAAACCCAAATCCCCGTACAAGGCGCCACTTGTACGAAAGTGGAAGACCTCGGAAGATCTTTTGCTTCCTGCTTTTAAAAAGTACCTTTTATTTGCCTAAACGaaagttttgaagaaaaaactgcAGATTGGCTGACCTTTGAATACCGAGTCGTTACCGAGTTCTTCAACTCTTTTGTTTTCGAAATGTGGCAAGTAAAATAAACCCAGACATAGGAACTCATTTCAACCCAACTCCGgtttgtttatcaatttttttttgacagatTATATCATCAATTTTAATCCTTCCACTTACTTATGTCCTAATGTACGTTACAACTGTGACGAAAATATCGGTCTGATATATTACTTTCCAACACAGACATTCATTTCAACCGACCAAGTTATTTTACCGTTCCGACTCTTTGACTTAACCGACTCCTGATTAAAGCCATATATGGTTAAAGCTGGCTgtaaaaattaggaaaaatttaagaaagtTTTAACTGATACCGACAGATTTACGGATTATGTTTTGAAATCGAAAACagctattattttcatcgtatCGATTTGTAGTACTATAAATCTGAATGGTAATTAATTTCTCTTTGCAATTGTGTCTAAAGGGTAAGAAAGAGACTCTTATATTTTAAGACAGTTTATTCAAAGGGATTTTAAGTCGTTACAAAGAATAGTAACAATAAAACGTTCTTTTTTCCAGATCTGTGCAACCGGCTATTTAACAGTGAATCATTTGAGCTTAAGCAAactgcatgaaagaatttttttagaaatccACACCTTTGAGAAGTCATTCAGATACAGTATAGAATTAAGTTTCTCTCTGATAAAGGGACTCATTATTATAAATCAGACAAAGTAGTGCGGCTTCTTGACCACTATGCCATATTCAGCAACAGCTGGTGTCAGGTCTTCCATTGTTAACGTGTAGCGGCGATCCTTTCCTTTCGTCTTAGTATTTTGATTTGCTCCTCTCGTCTTACAGTGCTGTAACGCATCGTTAGCTATTTCAGAGATGAACTTTTGAGCTGCTAACGAAACTAACCTGACACTAAAACAAGGAGTATAGAATTGTTCCATGAGCAATTACAAaccaataaataataaaatatctatcGAATAATTCTCGTTTTACTCTTACATTCTTGGATCAGTCGTGTTGAAACCAGCTGTATGGAGATAGTGAGCGCTGATCGCATCTGGAACCTGAAATAAACTGCTTGTTTTACAAAGATATAACTTCTTCCAATATCATAGAGCGACTTACGTACAGTCGGAGTATAATCTTCAAGTTGCAGTAGAAAATCGGATAAAGGTTGCCCAGCTGATCGAGGTTCTTCGTTAGTTCCCGAATATATCGGAGGTGTGTCTCGTCCGTAACCTTCTGCCATTTCCGTAATTCAGATTTCGTTAAATCTGAGCCGCTGCAATTTCTCTAGTAACGAACGATGTTTCGATTTCTCGTAAAAACGGTTACAAGTTGTGGCTTTAGTAgcatgaaattatttctagAGGTTAAGATTATCGTGGATAGATAAAAAG is a window of Neodiprion pinetum isolate iyNeoPine1 chromosome 4, iyNeoPine1.2, whole genome shotgun sequence DNA encoding:
- the LOC124217814 gene encoding GRB10-interacting GYF protein 2 isoform X7; the protein is MTESMRFGPEWLRNLSGDGCNTSGGGGGPSILTTPRYQLAEHRYGREEMLALFDRNYKAPEPLASFPALYIIQAQQPLALTPMTEEEAVNVRSWNSGLTNNGGRGRGGSVDRGGRGRGGRGGIYPTHYSRGAIFDEPGDGPRIEPQPFPGRTRPFDRSQSERGWSERNGGPEPGDWNGSTSPRKELGRGGGGGSFVEGNWRRQRAGEDDDGWRVASSNRGEKWVRSSWRDGGGSERGDRLERPDGVEGEEVRSGTRWEHRASHRSSHELSHHPPTRTLRTWEPNHHDNHDNLPEWSYSCRATENPSESGGSFDASGAFHGGMYSDDDEDGIISAGGNRESRIRHMSEGNNLSNSKPSSKPLPINHGQTPQTSNRRANITASSTGIRERPKSLQPFEDKESPEMQDKRSVSPSKPLPTQSNTPLKGSSPVVNSLPRKVQSATNLDKVSDKNPVMQNTRNSNKIPGDTPLAKEARTDNTINESSVVGNNDKPVLHSGLKKSKSTLGMMSVTNVRQKSEDDLDRMKEEADALVAKLMADEETHKDQRSNVPPSANNPVPGIASATQEKWFYRDPQGEVQGPFSASEMSEWLKAGYFNVNLLVRRACDERYSMLGDLIKMWGRIPFIPGPPVPPLKVTEPVAIPVPVAIPGALPKAGMEDPSVLYQYQQMCLLQNQLLFRHVRSAVINKLSQSEQWTSMSPADQNQLILQHMLQQPEMAEISPMTVNPFVPTLTAQPANPIMQLFTQMQQAKTQSENHLPPTMHPTTPTHPGTIDTVQQLMQQMRGIQNLHGIQQPSMTPTPASTPEDNPIKSLLRQLNVNGHPQATQIESVWPHPPPPQMAPPQFGNPNWQSQMGPIPAMPPGQLPNSLWDLHTKEMKTEQQILEEQKLKIQEEKKKAQLKKQEELKRQADEESAKRKQDEEAEKARLAEEAAKRTEEERKKKEEEKKRKEEEKRKQEEELKKKEEKKRKEEERKREEKRKQDEENNRKKQEEEKRKREEAKRQEEKQRKEKEKRKKLEEEQKREEEERIKKEEEARRKTEAEEQAKRAEQRRREAEALRKLQERSKAPWAQTPHAPAPSSHASLAEIQRLEREKKAEELRVQQLMQQQMAQQRTAEVAQDAAMAEISKGLQLKWAEKAAPVSKPVVKSLAQIQQEEQERLAKQQERERQEKAAQKEPVVPLQSAGIWGTAAQSLNWNSATNANNQAWSNSTNTTTGGFWDDPISAKINPTPKHSAKQLATIKAPVNTVQQPQQPQQQQQQQQNNKPTKSKNKKEGELVKKIFEQNTAKPDDFTQWCNKALGGLQASVDTMGCPGNKNR